One Halomonas sp. M4R1S46 genomic window carries:
- a CDS encoding M48 family metallopeptidase: MRLALLLLALLALAGCEKTPTGRTQLALVPDTLMAKLGADTFGQLRERQLVAGDASLDRRVQCVAGAVVAAARRHYPGAAMPEAWEVVVFDDPSPNAFALPGGKIGVNAGLLRVAQTPAQLAAVVGHEVAHVLADHGNERLTQQLGIKAVLLVVGLVSEGEVGQESLLQALGIGARLGIALPFSRTHEEEADLMGLEIMAEAGFDPRESVTLWRNMGEAGGGQPPEFLSTHPAHESRIEALQGHLEKARRLGQDAAPPGCG; this comes from the coding sequence ATGCGCCTGGCCTTGCTGCTGCTCGCCCTGCTGGCCCTGGCCGGCTGCGAGAAGACCCCCACCGGCCGCACCCAACTGGCGCTGGTGCCCGATACCCTGATGGCCAAGCTGGGCGCGGACACCTTCGGCCAGCTGCGCGAGCGCCAGCTCGTCGCCGGTGACGCCTCCCTCGACCGCCGCGTGCAGTGCGTGGCCGGGGCGGTGGTGGCGGCCGCGCGGCGCCACTATCCCGGAGCGGCGATGCCCGAGGCCTGGGAGGTGGTGGTGTTCGACGACCCGTCCCCCAACGCCTTCGCGCTGCCCGGCGGCAAGATCGGCGTCAATGCCGGCCTGCTGCGGGTGGCGCAGACCCCGGCCCAGCTGGCGGCGGTGGTCGGCCATGAGGTCGCCCACGTGCTGGCCGACCACGGCAACGAGCGGCTCACCCAGCAACTCGGCATCAAGGCGGTGCTGCTGGTGGTCGGGCTGGTCAGCGAGGGGGAGGTGGGGCAGGAGTCCCTGCTCCAGGCCCTGGGGATCGGTGCCCGACTGGGCATCGCCCTGCCGTTCAGCCGCACCCACGAGGAGGAGGCCGACCTGATGGGCCTCGAGATCATGGCCGAGGCCGGTTTCGACCCGCGGGAGAGCGTGACGCTGTGGCGCAACATGGGGGAGGCGGGCGGCGGCCAGCCGCCGGAGTTCCTCTCCACCCATCCCGCCCACGAGTCTCGCATCGAGGCGCTCCAGGGCCATCTGGAGAAGGCCCGACGCCTGGGCCAGGACGCCGCGCCGCCGGGCTGCGGCTGA
- the gfa gene encoding S-(hydroxymethyl)glutathione synthase, translated as MSHDFCIHPAVDGGVRPGRDDFTGGTLHCHCTERPVEVTINAQCAHNHVCGCTKCWKPEGALFSMVAVVPRDALSVTANEDKLDIVDASAAIQRHACRDCGVHMFGRIENPDHPFHGLDFIHPELSDETGWAAPEFAAFTSSIIESGTDPQRMGAVRARLEALGLTPYDCLSPPLMDAIATHTAKARGVL; from the coding sequence ATGAGCCACGATTTCTGCATCCACCCCGCCGTCGACGGCGGCGTCCGCCCCGGTCGCGACGACTTCACCGGCGGGACCCTGCACTGCCACTGCACGGAGCGGCCGGTGGAAGTGACCATCAATGCCCAGTGTGCGCACAACCACGTGTGCGGCTGCACCAAGTGCTGGAAACCGGAAGGCGCGCTGTTCTCCATGGTCGCCGTGGTGCCACGAGACGCCCTCAGCGTCACCGCCAACGAGGACAAGCTGGACATCGTCGATGCCTCCGCGGCGATCCAGCGGCACGCCTGCCGCGACTGCGGGGTGCACATGTTCGGGCGCATCGAGAATCCCGACCATCCCTTCCACGGCCTGGATTTCATCCATCCCGAGCTGTCCGACGAGACGGGGTGGGCGGCCCCGGAGTTCGCCGCCTTCACCTCCTCGATCATCGAGTCGGGCACCGATCCGCAGCGCATGGGGGCGGTGCGGGCACGGCTCGAGGCGCTGGGGCTGACGCCCTATGACTGTCTCTCCCCGCCACTGATGGATGCCATCGCGACCCACACCGCCAAGGCCAGGGGCGTCCTCTGA
- a CDS encoding LLM class flavin-dependent oxidoreductase, with amino-acid sequence MPRLKEIPLSVLDLAPIRQGGSAADSFRDSVALARLAERRGFTRFWLAEHHGIEGIASAATAVLIGHVAGQTSRIRVGSGGIMLPNHPPLVVAEQFGTLETLYPDRIDLGLGRAPGSDGATMAALRRDPRAGVDDFPARLEELRGFLDEARPGQRVRAVPGQGTRVPLWLLGSSDYSARLAAHEGLPFAFAAQFAPAQLHEALRLYRDNFRPSAVLEAPHAMVGLPVIAADSDTQAEYLASTARQKFLGMVRGRRTQAKPPVEHLDWTPLEQAQVEQFLGAAVIGGPDTVREGLEAFLAATGADELMLHTDVFALEDRLRSYEIVADLWQAGA; translated from the coding sequence ATGCCCCGTCTCAAGGAGATTCCACTATCGGTGCTGGACCTCGCGCCGATTCGCCAGGGCGGCAGCGCCGCCGACAGCTTCCGCGACAGCGTCGCCCTGGCCAGGCTCGCCGAACGGCGTGGCTTCACGCGCTTCTGGCTGGCCGAACACCACGGCATCGAGGGCATCGCCAGCGCCGCCACGGCGGTGCTGATCGGCCACGTCGCGGGGCAGACCTCGCGCATCCGGGTCGGCAGCGGCGGCATCATGCTGCCCAATCACCCGCCGCTGGTGGTGGCCGAGCAGTTCGGCACCCTGGAGACTCTCTACCCTGACCGCATCGATCTCGGCCTGGGCCGCGCCCCGGGCTCGGACGGGGCCACCATGGCGGCCCTGCGCCGGGACCCGCGGGCCGGCGTGGACGACTTCCCGGCGCGCCTCGAGGAACTGCGCGGCTTCCTCGACGAGGCCCGGCCCGGCCAGCGGGTCCGCGCCGTGCCCGGCCAGGGCACCCGGGTGCCGCTGTGGCTGCTCGGCTCCAGCGACTACAGCGCACGCCTGGCGGCCCATGAGGGGCTGCCCTTCGCCTTCGCCGCCCAGTTCGCCCCGGCCCAGCTCCACGAGGCGCTGCGGCTCTATCGCGACAACTTTCGCCCCTCGGCGGTGCTCGAGGCGCCCCATGCCATGGTCGGCCTGCCGGTGATCGCCGCCGACAGCGATACCCAGGCCGAGTACCTGGCCTCCACGGCGCGCCAGAAGTTCCTCGGCATGGTCCGCGGCCGGCGTACCCAGGCCAAGCCGCCGGTGGAACACCTCGACTGGACGCCCCTCGAGCAGGCTCAGGTCGAGCAGTTCCTGGGGGCGGCAGTGATCGGCGGGCCGGACACGGTGCGCGAGGGCCTGGAGGCCTTCCTCGCGGCGACCGGGGCGGACGAGCTGATGCTGCATACCGATGTCTTCGCCCTGGAGGATCGCCTGCGCAGCTACGAGATCGTCGCCGACCTCTGGCAGGCAGGGGCCTGA